One segment of Thermosulfurimonas sp. F29 DNA contains the following:
- a CDS encoding UPF0182 family protein: protein MKVRLSVLILALLGLAVGLFSPFVRFYTDYLWFRDLGYARVFLVRYQAEALLFGVSALLAGLIFYLHGYLVQRQASRGGLWAQYLDPRLRRILSEKFRLLLRVVSLILALSFGLSSRGLWSDFLLALHGKGFGLKDPLLSLDVGFYVFRLPFLRYLGDAALALWTLLFLSGVLVFLAQGHLERGGPLGVRLTPTFRRYLAVMLALFFLRLAYDLFLDRADLLFDERGVVFGAGYTEARVVLPALNALVLLSLAAAVLSALFVLRPRREILLGLTLGYALIYFLGLRVLPGVVHRYVVQPNELDKEKTYIAYEIRYTREGFGLNRVVEKPFRFGKPLTYADLQRNASTIKNIRLWDHQPLLETYSQIQEIRTYYRFVSVDNDRYLINGELRQVMLSARELSYEDLPSKSWINLHLIYTHGYGLTLGVVNQVSPEGLPVLLIKDIPPRSVIDLRVKRPEIYFGELTTTYAVVDTRLKEFDYPAGEENVYTTYRGKTGVRVGGIFRRLLFAYRFGTSKFLFSRDIRSESRILYYREVRGRVKRLAPFLLVDPDPYLVIGKDGRLFWFVDLYTVSDRFPYSRRVKGLGNYIRNSALAVVDAYHGTVRFYLKDPRDPLIRTYQEIFGIFRPLSELREDLRRHIRYPHRLFSLQARLYARYHMTDPRVFYNQEDLWEIPKSPRDPRRYIRAYYTIMRLPGETSPEFILMVPFTPARKNNLSAWMCVRCDPEHYGEMLVYRFPKQTLVYGPQQIESRINQDPDISRQLSLWDQRGSRVILGTLLVIPIEGNLLYVQPLYLKSETGQIPELKRVIVAYGGSIAMAPTLEEALLELFGSPLERAAYRTRRTVSGILRAAKPRAEATREFLRELYRRAEEALRRGDLEEFGRLWKKLGEALR from the coding sequence GTGAAAGTTCGCCTTTCCGTTCTCATACTGGCCCTTCTGGGTCTGGCCGTTGGACTTTTCTCCCCCTTCGTGCGTTTCTACACCGACTATCTATGGTTCCGGGATCTGGGTTACGCACGGGTGTTTCTGGTACGCTACCAGGCGGAGGCTCTCCTTTTCGGGGTCTCCGCGCTCCTTGCGGGGCTGATATTTTACCTCCATGGATATCTGGTTCAGCGCCAGGCCTCCCGGGGTGGGCTCTGGGCCCAATATCTGGACCCCCGGCTGAGGCGCATCCTTTCGGAAAAGTTTCGTCTGCTTCTGCGGGTGGTGTCCCTCATCCTGGCCCTGTCCTTCGGACTTTCCTCCCGCGGTCTCTGGAGTGACTTCCTTCTGGCCCTTCACGGGAAGGGCTTCGGGCTGAAGGATCCTCTTCTTTCCCTGGATGTGGGTTTTTATGTGTTCAGGCTTCCCTTTCTCCGTTACCTGGGAGACGCGGCTCTGGCCCTCTGGACCCTTCTTTTTCTTTCGGGAGTGCTCGTATTTCTGGCTCAGGGGCACCTGGAACGCGGTGGACCTCTGGGGGTAAGGCTCACGCCGACCTTTCGGCGCTATCTGGCCGTGATGTTGGCGCTGTTTTTCCTGCGCCTGGCCTACGATCTATTCCTTGATCGGGCGGACCTCCTCTTCGACGAACGCGGCGTGGTCTTCGGAGCGGGATACACCGAGGCCAGGGTGGTGCTCCCGGCGTTGAACGCCCTGGTATTGCTTTCGCTTGCCGCGGCGGTGCTCTCGGCCCTTTTCGTCCTGAGACCCAGACGCGAGATCCTCCTGGGCCTTACCCTGGGCTACGCCCTGATCTACTTTCTGGGGCTCCGGGTGCTACCCGGGGTGGTTCACCGGTATGTGGTGCAGCCCAACGAACTCGACAAGGAAAAAACCTACATAGCCTACGAGATCCGCTACACCCGGGAGGGGTTCGGTCTGAATCGGGTGGTGGAAAAACCCTTCCGCTTCGGAAAACCCCTCACCTACGCGGACCTCCAGCGCAACGCCTCCACCATAAAGAACATCCGCCTGTGGGACCATCAGCCCCTGCTCGAAACCTACAGCCAGATCCAGGAAATCCGCACCTACTATCGTTTCGTCTCCGTGGACAACGATCGATACCTCATAAACGGGGAACTCAGGCAGGTCATGCTTTCGGCCCGGGAGCTTTCCTACGAGGATCTACCCAGCAAGTCCTGGATCAACCTCCACCTCATCTACACCCACGGCTACGGCCTCACCCTGGGGGTGGTCAACCAGGTCTCCCCGGAGGGGCTTCCGGTGCTTCTCATAAAGGACATCCCTCCGCGCTCGGTCATAGACCTTCGGGTGAAACGCCCGGAGATCTACTTCGGGGAACTCACCACCACCTACGCGGTGGTGGATACCCGACTCAAGGAGTTCGACTATCCCGCCGGGGAGGAAAATGTCTACACCACCTATCGGGGAAAGACCGGGGTGCGGGTGGGGGGAATCTTCCGCCGCCTCCTTTTTGCCTATCGCTTCGGGACGAGCAAGTTCCTCTTCTCCCGGGACATCCGATCCGAAAGCCGCATTCTTTACTATCGCGAGGTGCGGGGAAGGGTAAAGCGTCTGGCCCCCTTTCTGCTGGTGGACCCCGATCCCTATCTGGTAATCGGAAAGGACGGGCGTCTCTTCTGGTTCGTGGATCTTTACACGGTCTCCGACCGGTTCCCCTACTCGCGCCGGGTAAAGGGCCTGGGCAATTACATCCGCAACTCCGCCCTGGCCGTGGTGGACGCCTACCACGGAACGGTACGCTTCTACCTTAAGGATCCCCGGGACCCCCTGATCCGGACCTATCAGGAGATCTTCGGGATCTTTCGGCCCCTTTCGGAACTCCGGGAGGATCTTCGCCGGCACATCCGTTATCCCCATCGGCTCTTCTCCCTTCAGGCCCGGCTCTACGCCCGTTACCACATGACCGATCCCAGGGTGTTTTACAATCAGGAGGATCTGTGGGAGATCCCTAAAAGCCCCAGGGATCCCCGTCGTTACATAAGGGCCTACTACACTATCATGAGACTGCCCGGGGAGACCTCACCCGAATTCATCCTGATGGTGCCCTTTACCCCGGCCAGGAAGAACAACCTTTCGGCCTGGATGTGCGTGCGCTGTGATCCGGAACACTACGGCGAGATGCTGGTCTATCGTTTCCCGAAGCAGACCCTGGTTTACGGTCCCCAGCAGATCGAAAGCCGCATCAACCAGGATCCGGACATCTCCCGGCAGCTCTCCCTATGGGACCAGCGGGGAAGCCGGGTCATCCTGGGCACCCTCCTGGTCATCCCCATAGAAGGCAACCTCCTTTATGTGCAACCTCTTTACCTTAAGTCCGAGACCGGACAGATCCCCGAGCTCAAGAGGGTCATCGTGGCCTACGGCGGGAGCATCGCCATGGCTCCGACTCTGGAGGAAGCCCTTCTTGAGCTTTTCGGGTCTCCTCTGGAGAGGGCCGCCTACCGCACCCGCAGGACCGTCAGCGGAATCCTCAGGGCCGCAAAACCCCGGGCCGAAGCCACCCGCGAGTTCCTCCGGGAACTTTATCGCCGGGCCGAGGAGGCCCTGAGGCGCGGCGATCTCGAGGAATTCGGAAGGCTCTGGAAAAAACTGGGCGAGGCCTTAAGATAG
- the hemB gene encoding porphobilinogen synthase: MFFPEYRPRRLRRTEALRAMVRETELSVKHLIYPLFICPGKGVRQEVSSMPGVYRLSVDEAVREAREVYELGVPAVILFGIPEKKDEIGSEAYARRGIVQRAIEAIKKAVPDLVVVTDVCLCEYTSHGHCGIIRNGEVDNDATLEQLARTAVSHARAGADIVAPSDMMDGRVGRIREALDEAGFPNVAILSYAVKYCSSFYGPFREAADSAPQFGDRRSYQMDPANAREALREAAMDIEEGADIIMVKPALPYLDIIRALREEFNHPIAAYQVSGEYAMIKAAAKLGWLDEDRVMMESLLSIRRAGADLIITYFAKEVARKFGTS; encoded by the coding sequence ATGTTCTTTCCGGAGTATCGTCCCCGGAGGTTAAGGCGCACCGAGGCCCTGCGGGCCATGGTGAGGGAGACCGAGCTTTCCGTTAAGCACCTGATCTATCCCCTCTTCATCTGTCCCGGAAAGGGGGTCCGGCAGGAGGTGTCTTCCATGCCGGGGGTCTATCGACTTTCGGTGGACGAGGCCGTAAGGGAAGCCCGGGAGGTTTACGAGCTGGGGGTGCCGGCGGTGATCCTTTTCGGGATCCCGGAAAAGAAGGACGAGATCGGTTCCGAGGCCTACGCCAGGCGCGGCATCGTTCAGCGGGCCATCGAGGCCATAAAAAAGGCCGTTCCTGATCTCGTCGTGGTCACGGATGTCTGTCTTTGCGAGTACACCAGTCACGGTCACTGCGGGATCATTCGGAACGGGGAGGTGGACAACGACGCCACCCTCGAGCAGCTCGCCCGCACGGCGGTCTCGCACGCCCGGGCCGGGGCCGACATCGTGGCCCCCTCGGACATGATGGACGGCCGGGTGGGCCGGATACGGGAGGCCCTCGACGAGGCCGGATTCCCGAATGTGGCCATCCTTTCCTACGCGGTGAAGTACTGCTCGAGTTTTTACGGCCCTTTTCGGGAGGCCGCGGATTCGGCCCCGCAGTTCGGCGACCGGCGCAGCTACCAGATGGATCCGGCCAACGCTCGCGAGGCCCTGCGGGAGGCGGCCATGGACATAGAGGAGGGTGCGGACATCATCATGGTCAAACCGGCCCTGCCCTATCTTGACATCATCCGGGCCCTGCGGGAGGAATTCAATCATCCCATCGCGGCCTACCAGGTGAGCGGGGAGTACGCCATGATCAAGGCCGCGGCCAAACTCGGCTGGCTCGATGAGGATAGGGTTATGATGGAAAGCCTCCTTTCCATCCGTCGTGCCGGGGCGGACCTCATCATTACCTACTTCGCCAAGGAGGTGGCCCGGAAATTCGGTACATCTTAG
- a CDS encoding aconitate hydratase, which produces MGLTVAEKIIERHLVKGSLRRGEPIAIRIDQTLTQDATGTMAYLEFEAIGIDRVRTELSVSYVDHNLLQTDFRNADDHRFLQTVAARYGIWFSRPGNGICHQVHLERFARPGKTLLGSDSHTPTAGGCGMIAIGAGGLDVAMAMAGEPFHLIMPRIVGVHLTGKLPPWVSARDVALWLLGKLTVKGGLGKILEYFGPGVKELSVPDRATIANLGTEMGATTSVFPSDEVTRAWLRAQGREEDFEEILPDEDARYDEVIELDLSTLEPLAACPSSPDNVKPVAEIAGRPVAQVIIGSCANSSLRDLLVVAEVLGRYPVHRDTCLEINPGSLQVVENLEALSAFRKLVHGGARIHQSGCLGCIGMGQAPPTEAVSLRTFTRNFPGRSGTRPDYVYLVSPETAVASAVRGVITDPRELGDYPEIRLPERFILNDTLLVPPLPDDEARRVEIIRGPNIVPLPKFDPLPEDLEGEILIKVGDNITTDHIMPAGAKILPLRSNLPAISEHVFSALDPEFSKKALALKEKGRAVVVLGGENYGQGSSREHAALAPRYLGVRLKIAKSFARIHKANLINFGILPVVLEDPADYDRLSVGDRIRVPGIRKALSEGAESIHIEVPGKGEIQVRLELTTRDREIILAGCLLNVVKP; this is translated from the coding sequence ATGGGACTCACCGTGGCGGAAAAGATCATCGAGCGGCATCTGGTTAAGGGAAGTCTCAGGCGGGGTGAACCCATTGCCATCCGCATCGATCAGACCCTGACCCAGGACGCCACCGGCACCATGGCCTATCTCGAGTTTGAGGCCATTGGGATCGATCGGGTGCGGACCGAACTTTCGGTCTCCTATGTGGATCACAACCTGCTTCAGACCGACTTTCGCAACGCCGACGACCACCGGTTTCTCCAGACCGTGGCCGCCCGCTACGGGATCTGGTTTTCGCGGCCGGGAAACGGGATCTGCCATCAGGTCCATCTGGAACGCTTTGCCCGTCCGGGAAAGACCCTTCTCGGCTCCGACAGCCACACCCCCACCGCCGGCGGTTGCGGCATGATCGCCATCGGGGCCGGGGGCCTGGATGTGGCCATGGCCATGGCCGGGGAGCCCTTCCACCTGATCATGCCCCGGATCGTGGGGGTCCATCTTACCGGAAAACTTCCGCCCTGGGTCTCGGCCCGGGATGTGGCCCTCTGGCTCTTAGGGAAACTCACGGTAAAGGGAGGCCTGGGCAAGATACTGGAATATTTCGGTCCGGGGGTCAAGGAACTTTCCGTTCCGGATCGGGCCACCATCGCCAATCTGGGCACGGAAATGGGGGCCACCACCAGCGTCTTTCCCTCGGACGAGGTCACCCGGGCCTGGCTCCGCGCTCAGGGAAGGGAGGAAGACTTCGAGGAGATCCTCCCGGACGAAGACGCCCGTTACGACGAGGTGATCGAGCTCGACCTTTCCACGCTCGAGCCCCTTGCGGCCTGTCCCTCCTCACCGGACAATGTAAAGCCCGTGGCCGAGATAGCCGGACGCCCCGTGGCCCAGGTCATCATCGGCTCCTGCGCCAACTCCTCCCTGAGGGACCTTCTGGTGGTGGCGGAGGTGCTCGGGCGCTATCCCGTCCACCGGGACACCTGCCTTGAGATCAATCCCGGTTCCCTCCAGGTGGTGGAAAACCTCGAGGCCCTTTCGGCATTCCGCAAGCTGGTCCACGGCGGGGCCCGGATCCACCAGAGCGGGTGCCTGGGCTGCATCGGCATGGGCCAGGCCCCGCCCACGGAGGCGGTGTCGCTACGGACCTTCACCCGCAACTTCCCCGGCCGCTCCGGCACCCGTCCGGACTATGTCTACCTGGTCTCCCCCGAGACCGCGGTGGCCTCGGCGGTGCGCGGGGTGATCACCGATCCCCGCGAGCTGGGGGATTATCCGGAGATCAGGCTTCCCGAAAGATTCATCCTGAACGACACCCTTCTCGTGCCGCCGCTTCCCGATGATGAGGCCCGGAGGGTGGAGATCATCCGGGGGCCCAACATCGTGCCCCTTCCGAAGTTTGACCCCCTGCCGGAGGACCTGGAGGGGGAGATCCTCATCAAGGTGGGCGACAACATCACCACCGATCACATCATGCCGGCCGGGGCCAAAATCCTTCCCCTGCGAAGCAACCTCCCGGCCATAAGTGAACATGTGTTTTCGGCCCTGGATCCGGAATTTTCGAAAAAGGCCCTGGCCCTCAAGGAGAAAGGCCGGGCGGTGGTGGTGCTGGGCGGGGAGAATTACGGCCAGGGGTCCTCGCGGGAGCACGCGGCCCTGGCTCCGCGTTACCTGGGAGTGCGGCTCAAGATCGCCAAGAGTTTTGCCCGCATCCACAAGGCCAACCTCATAAACTTCGGGATCCTTCCGGTGGTGCTGGAGGATCCCGCGGACTACGATAGACTTTCGGTCGGTGATCGCATCCGCGTCCCCGGGATAAGGAAGGCCCTCTCCGAGGGGGCCGAGAGTATACATATCGAGGTCCCCGGAAAGGGTGAGATCCAGGTCCGGCTTGAGCTCACGACCCGCGACCGGGAGATCATCCTTGCCGGCTGTCTCCTTAATGTGGTGAAACCGTGA
- a CDS encoding type II secretion system protein — MKINNRSAQGFTLVELAIVLVIIGILLGAILKGQELINSAKRTRLYSQYREIMAAVYTYYDKYNAWPGDDPQAQTHLGTTSTVNGNGNGLINGGFISTCTDSNTQESCVIWEHLRLANIIAGSGRVNPRNVFGGAIRIAYGIINGVAANWISFDNIPEDVALQIDVKYDDGNNTKGSIQALGCDYDLTTPDICDLYFRL, encoded by the coding sequence ATGAAAATAAATAACAGAAGTGCACAGGGCTTTACCCTTGTAGAGTTGGCCATAGTGCTGGTGATCATCGGTATTCTTCTGGGTGCGATATTAAAAGGTCAGGAATTAATTAACAGTGCAAAACGCACCAGGCTCTATAGTCAATATCGAGAAATAATGGCCGCAGTCTATACATATTACGATAAATATAATGCATGGCCCGGTGACGATCCCCAGGCTCAAACTCATCTCGGTACTACTTCCACAGTAAACGGAAATGGTAATGGTTTAATTAATGGAGGGTTTATCTCTACCTGTACGGATAGCAATACTCAAGAAAGTTGCGTAATCTGGGAGCATTTAAGACTGGCTAACATAATTGCAGGAAGCGGTCGGGTTAACCCGCGTAATGTTTTCGGTGGAGCTATCCGTATCGCTTATGGAATTATTAACGGTGTAGCGGCAAACTGGATCTCCTTTGATAATATACCCGAAGATGTGGCCTTACAGATAGATGTCAAATACGATGACGGCAATAACACTAAAGGCTCTATCCAGGCTCTCGGATGTGATTATGATTTAACCACTCCCGATATATGTGATTTGTATTTCCGTTTATAG
- a CDS encoding HU family DNA-binding protein yields the protein MTYHFHSSKTEPKAISNYKEGGMNKAELVSRMADISGMTKASVEKALNAFIEAVTEALQKNDKVTLVGFGTFMVAERAARKGRNPRTGEEIKIPARKVVKFKPGSALEAAVSKKKK from the coding sequence TTGACTTATCATTTCCATTCATCTAAAACGGAACCTAAGGCAATCTCAAATTATAAGGAGGGCGGTATGAATAAGGCGGAATTGGTTTCTAGAATGGCTGATATCTCGGGAATGACCAAGGCATCCGTGGAGAAGGCTTTGAATGCATTTATTGAAGCCGTAACGGAGGCCCTGCAGAAGAACGATAAGGTCACCCTGGTGGGGTTTGGTACCTTCATGGTGGCCGAACGGGCGGCTCGAAAGGGGCGCAATCCCCGGACCGGTGAGGAGATAAAGATTCCGGCCCGCAAGGTGGTAAAGTTTAAGCCCGGAAGTGCCCTTGAAGCGGCGGTGAGTAAAAAAAAGAAATAA
- a CDS encoding ChaN family lipoprotein yields the protein MGKTEKLEILFRGIFPPAEWKERGGFLGIREGLLFGTWFPSPEGLAYYTLTVELPAGLKAISSAERLAIKTLKRRRIYTFILNHPAPPPPLVYGKYEYYYRTRGSLTVALYLKKPDPELAENYLKRSLAYIEEYKNLLGAFPYRRLSIVEISKELGEAYPTLIFFGERVLRLPFIPETSLPHEILHQWFGCGVYPRKANWSEGLVTYLGDWRQAEKRGKGVRYRKDLLIAHETWCGNEDLFPLSRFIRRTNRCAQAIGYGKGAFLFYMLEQKLGRRVFQESLREFVNRFLFKEADWDDLERTFSARAGHDLSPFFQEWVERKGEPVLHLAKRYLFRDEKGKYRLGLTLYQDPPFYRLRVPIVIKGSGKDIHTQIEISGIRKDFELSLNFSPEEVLLDPEYTIWRKLEDSEIPPTLGLILSSGGKVVISREKWPVYRPLVHYFQHLGYRVTWKTFTESELSNENVIFMGQKPGVLNFLFENNRELKPGFYLEVSKSPYYPGKALLFVRATEAEEIKRVLPRLEHLWRYKRLLFRQGRLLEKVRSEGENGIRLPLSTETTGLPLKDLLPLQEIIRRIGLYRVILIGEEHDRYEHHLTQLEIIRTLYREGHRLAIGLEMFQQPFQKYLDLFIAGSINEKEFLKKTEYFKRWRFDWKLYRPIVLFARRNGIPLVALNVPSELTKKVAQSGLEGLSLEEKASLPEMKLDNPSYRAYLFKIYQKHREFIKRFPKFEYFYEAQILWDEGMAEAAYRWLQAHPDYQLVILAGKGHIMYGFGIPSRLKRRGIRSLVTLVLGGNERISSGFADFILYPEPAKRPFTARLGVWIKKEKTGVKIVQVEEKSPAAKAGLKKGDIILRADGEAISGVEDLRLILTFKDKGDSVKITYLRGEKEYTTTVRFQ from the coding sequence GTGGGTAAGACGGAAAAACTGGAGATCCTTTTCAGGGGAATTTTTCCCCCGGCCGAATGGAAGGAAAGAGGGGGCTTCCTGGGAATACGGGAAGGACTCCTGTTCGGAACATGGTTCCCTTCCCCTGAGGGATTGGCCTATTACACCCTTACCGTGGAACTTCCCGCCGGTCTAAAGGCCATCTCCTCGGCCGAACGGCTGGCAATCAAGACCCTAAAACGCCGCAGGATTTATACTTTTATCCTGAACCATCCCGCCCCCCCTCCTCCTCTGGTTTACGGAAAATACGAATATTATTATCGCACCCGGGGATCTCTTACCGTAGCCCTTTATCTGAAAAAACCGGATCCGGAGCTTGCCGAAAATTACCTGAAACGCTCTCTTGCCTACATTGAGGAGTACAAAAACCTGCTGGGGGCTTTCCCCTATCGACGTCTTTCTATTGTGGAAATAAGTAAAGAGTTAGGGGAAGCTTATCCCACGCTGATATTTTTCGGTGAAAGGGTCCTTCGACTTCCCTTTATTCCGGAAACCTCCCTACCTCATGAAATTCTGCATCAGTGGTTCGGATGTGGAGTTTATCCCCGAAAGGCCAACTGGTCAGAAGGTCTGGTAACCTATCTCGGGGACTGGAGACAGGCGGAAAAAAGGGGAAAGGGGGTGAGATACCGAAAGGATCTCCTCATCGCTCACGAGACCTGGTGCGGGAATGAGGACCTCTTTCCTCTCTCCCGTTTTATACGGAGAACGAATCGCTGCGCTCAAGCTATAGGATACGGAAAGGGAGCGTTCCTTTTCTACATGCTTGAACAAAAGCTGGGAAGGCGGGTCTTTCAGGAAAGTCTGAGGGAATTTGTGAACCGTTTTCTTTTTAAAGAAGCGGACTGGGACGACCTGGAAAGGACCTTTTCGGCCCGAGCGGGACATGACCTCTCCCCTTTTTTTCAGGAGTGGGTCGAAAGGAAGGGAGAACCCGTTCTGCATCTAGCCAAACGGTATCTATTCAGGGACGAAAAGGGAAAATATCGTTTGGGATTAACCCTTTACCAGGATCCTCCCTTTTACAGACTCCGGGTTCCCATCGTTATCAAGGGATCCGGAAAAGACATTCATACACAAATAGAAATTTCGGGGATCCGGAAGGATTTTGAATTATCTCTGAATTTTTCTCCGGAAGAGGTACTTCTTGATCCGGAATATACCATCTGGCGCAAACTGGAAGATTCGGAAATCCCGCCCACTCTGGGATTAATCCTGTCCTCCGGGGGAAAGGTGGTTATTTCCAGAGAAAAATGGCCTGTTTATCGTCCGTTGGTTCATTATTTCCAGCACCTGGGCTACAGGGTGACCTGGAAAACATTCACGGAAAGCGAATTAAGCAACGAAAATGTTATTTTTATGGGACAAAAGCCCGGGGTTCTAAATTTCCTTTTTGAGAATAACCGTGAACTAAAGCCGGGATTTTATCTCGAAGTCAGCAAAAGTCCTTACTATCCCGGAAAGGCCCTCCTTTTCGTCCGGGCTACGGAGGCGGAAGAAATAAAGCGGGTCCTACCCCGCCTTGAGCACCTATGGCGTTACAAACGTCTCCTTTTTCGCCAGGGAAGGTTGCTTGAAAAGGTTCGTTCCGAAGGAGAGAACGGTATCAGGCTTCCGCTTTCCACCGAAACCACCGGGCTCCCCCTCAAGGATCTTTTACCGCTTCAGGAAATAATCAGGAGGATCGGTCTATATAGGGTTATTCTTATCGGAGAAGAACATGATCGGTACGAGCATCATCTGACGCAGTTGGAGATCATCCGAACTCTGTACCGGGAGGGACATCGCCTGGCCATCGGGCTCGAAATGTTTCAGCAACCCTTTCAAAAATATCTGGATCTCTTTATTGCAGGATCCATTAATGAAAAGGAGTTTTTAAAAAAGACCGAATACTTCAAGAGATGGCGCTTTGACTGGAAGCTTTATCGTCCCATAGTTCTCTTTGCTCGCCGGAACGGGATACCCCTGGTAGCCCTTAATGTCCCCTCGGAATTGACCAAAAAAGTAGCCCAATCCGGGCTTGAAGGCCTCAGTCTTGAGGAGAAGGCCTCCCTTCCGGAAATGAAACTGGATAATCCCTCATATCGAGCCTATCTTTTTAAGATTTATCAAAAACATCGAGAATTTATCAAGAGATTCCCCAAATTCGAATATTTTTATGAAGCCCAGATCCTGTGGGACGAAGGTATGGCCGAGGCGGCCTATCGCTGGCTCCAGGCACATCCGGATTATCAGTTGGTCATTCTGGCCGGAAAAGGGCATATTATGTACGGATTCGGTATTCCCTCCAGATTGAAGAGACGAGGAATTCGTTCCCTGGTTACCCTGGTTCTGGGAGGGAACGAAAGAATTTCGTCCGGATTTGCTGACTTTATTCTTTATCCGGAACCGGCGAAAAGGCCCTTTACCGCTCGCCTGGGGGTCTGGATCAAAAAGGAAAAAACAGGGGTTAAGATTGTGCAGGTGGAAGAAAAATCCCCGGCTGCTAAAGCCGGTCTTAAAAAAGGAGACATTATACTCCGGGCCGACGGAGAGGCTATCTCCGGTGTAGAGGATTTGCGCCTGATATTGACCTTCAAGGATAAAGGGGATTCAGTAAAGATTACCTACTTACGGGGAGAAAAAGAATATACTACAACTGTCCGCTTCCAGTAA
- a CDS encoding Fur family transcriptional regulator: MRNKMLSKDRINFYRNLGLKITPQRLAILEYLEGNTSHPTAEDIYRHVSQQFPSMSFATVYNTLEALKEKGLVMELHVEGGKKRFDPNTEPHHHFYCLSCGRIIDIYGEVRADIPEQYSKKLEIYGLRVLFLGKCDKCS; the protein is encoded by the coding sequence ATGAGGAATAAAATGTTATCCAAAGATAGAATCAATTTTTACCGAAACCTTGGATTAAAGATCACCCCTCAGAGGCTGGCCATTCTGGAGTATCTCGAGGGCAATACCTCCCATCCCACCGCCGAAGATATATACCGTCATGTAAGTCAGCAGTTTCCGAGCATGTCTTTTGCCACGGTTTACAATACTCTGGAGGCCCTTAAGGAAAAGGGCCTGGTTATGGAACTTCATGTGGAGGGTGGGAAAAAACGCTTTGATCCCAATACCGAACCTCATCACCACTTCTATTGTCTTTCTTGTGGGCGAATTATTGATATCTATGGGGAGGTGAGGGCCGACATACCGGAGCAATATTCCAAAAAACTGGAAATTTATGGTTTAAGAGTTTTATTTCTCGGCAAATGCGATAAATGTTCCTGA